From Sphingomonas hengshuiensis, one genomic window encodes:
- a CDS encoding IS110 family RNA-guided transposase, producing the protein MTMTYVGIDVSKDRLDVHVSPAGEAWTVGRDAEGLEALVARLGVSAPLCIGLEATGGYETVVAAALGAAGLPVAVINPAQIRHFARALGKRAKTDPIDAAVIARFVEATRPPPRALADTETRALADLVARRRQIIAMMVSERQRLRRATLLPLRKSIERLLAALQKELSDLERTIDEAVRGSPLWRDQEALLTSIPGVGPTTARTLLAELPELGQLGRRQISALAGVAPWTRQSGQWRGKAMIGGGRPTVRSALFMAALVASRYNPVLQALYQRLIASGKPKKVALIALARRLLTFANAILRSKSPWLAA; encoded by the coding sequence ATGACCATGACGTATGTGGGTATCGATGTTTCGAAGGATCGCCTGGACGTCCATGTCTCGCCCGCGGGCGAGGCCTGGACGGTCGGGCGCGATGCCGAGGGTCTGGAGGCGCTGGTCGCGCGACTGGGCGTATCGGCCCCGTTGTGCATCGGGCTGGAGGCGACCGGGGGCTATGAGACGGTGGTGGCTGCCGCGCTGGGGGCAGCAGGCTTGCCGGTGGCGGTGATCAATCCCGCGCAGATCCGCCATTTTGCGCGCGCATTGGGCAAGCGCGCCAAGACCGACCCGATCGATGCCGCGGTGATTGCGCGCTTTGTCGAGGCAACGCGCCCGCCGCCGCGCGCACTGGCGGATACCGAGACGCGCGCGCTGGCCGACCTGGTGGCGCGGCGCCGGCAGATCATCGCGATGATGGTGAGCGAGCGCCAGCGGCTGCGGCGCGCAACGCTTCTGCCGCTGCGCAAAAGCATCGAGCGCCTGCTGGCTGCGCTGCAAAAGGAACTGTCCGACCTTGAACGGACGATCGACGAGGCCGTGCGGGGCTCGCCCTTGTGGCGCGATCAGGAGGCGCTGCTGACCTCGATCCCAGGCGTCGGCCCGACCACCGCCCGCACGCTGCTTGCCGAACTGCCCGAACTCGGCCAGCTCGGACGCCGCCAGATCAGCGCGCTCGCCGGCGTCGCGCCCTGGACCCGCCAGTCCGGCCAATGGCGCGGAAAGGCCATGATCGGCGGAGGACGCCCCACCGTCCGCTCGGCCCTCTTCATGGCCGCACTCGTCGCCAGTCGCTACAATCCCGTGCTCCAGGCGCTCTATCAGCGCCTCATCGCCAGCGGAAAACCCAAAAAGGTCGCCCTGATCGCCCTCGCCCGCCGCCTGCTCACCTTCGCAAACGCCATCCTGAGGAGCAAATCCCCATGGCTCGCCGCTTGA
- a CDS encoding TorF family putative porin has translation MTALRIPGVTALLLLAAAPAHGQALPSGGVEIATDESRRGISWSQGRIAPSADVSVTLAGFDLSGRAADTRGSVRHGGAKAVADIELGHSVRTGGWDFRGHATGHFFVDARGRMDYWELGGSGAYTLGPVQARAGLVYAPDQDAIGGDNLYVYADARAGIPATPFSVSARIGRSTGDSGGDPRAARLRPTGSYTDWQIGVERRLMGLTLGIDYVGTDIDDRAGTSPFADARHAGDRLIGRARLSF, from the coding sequence TTGACGGCATTGCGCATCCCCGGCGTAACCGCATTGCTGCTCCTGGCCGCTGCCCCCGCGCACGGCCAGGCGCTTCCCTCGGGCGGAGTCGAGATCGCCACCGACGAAAGCCGCCGCGGCATCAGCTGGAGCCAGGGGCGCATCGCCCCGTCCGCCGATGTGAGCGTCACGCTGGCGGGGTTCGACCTGTCGGGCCGCGCTGCGGACACGCGCGGGTCGGTCCGCCACGGCGGGGCAAAGGCGGTGGCCGATATCGAACTGGGCCATAGCGTGCGGACCGGCGGCTGGGATTTTCGCGGGCATGCGACCGGCCATTTCTTCGTCGATGCCCGTGGTCGCATGGATTACTGGGAACTGGGCGGCAGCGGCGCCTATACGCTCGGCCCGGTGCAGGCGCGCGCCGGGCTGGTCTACGCCCCCGATCAGGACGCGATCGGCGGCGACAATCTCTACGTCTATGCCGATGCCCGTGCCGGCATTCCCGCCACGCCATTCAGTGTGTCGGCGCGAATCGGGCGCTCGACCGGAGACAGCGGCGGCGATCCCCGCGCGGCGCGGCTGCGCCCCACGGGCAGCTATACCGACTGGCAGATCGGCGTGGAGCGCCGGCTGATGGGGCTGACGCTCGGCATCGACTATGTCGGCACCGACATCGACGATCGCGCGGGGACATCGCCCTTCGCCGATGCGCGGCACGCCGGAGACCGGCTGATCGGACGGGCGCGGCTGTCCTTCTGA
- the fumC gene encoding class II fumarate hydratase: MTDTRTETDSIGAIEVPADAYWAAQTQRSIENFPFGAQERMPIGIVHAQAIVKQAAARVNVKHGLDPKIAEIIDQVAQEVIDGKLDDQFPLVIWQTGSGTQTNMNVNEVIAGRANEILTGKRGGKSPVHPNDHVNMAQSSNDSFPTALHIAAARGVTLKLYPALDRLFAALDKKAKDWDHIVKIGRTHLQDATPLTLGQEFSGYAAMLASAKARFASVLDLDIFKLALGGTAVGTGLNSPPHYAEDVAAEIAKITGLPFVTAPNKFESLATKDQLVNLSGTLNTLAVSLTKIANDIRLLGSGPRSGLGELDLPANEPGSSIMPGKVNPTQCEMLTMVAGQVIGNHVAVTVGGMQGHMELNVFKPLIGSNVLRSIELMAIGMTSFAERTVDGLKANEGRIKELVDRSLMLVTALAPAIGYDNAAKIAKNAHEKGLTLKESGLALGLVDEATFDKFVRAEDMIGR; this comes from the coding sequence ATGACCGATACCCGTACCGAAACCGACTCGATCGGCGCGATCGAAGTCCCCGCCGACGCCTATTGGGCGGCGCAGACTCAGCGTTCGATCGAGAATTTCCCGTTCGGCGCGCAGGAGCGGATGCCGATCGGCATCGTCCACGCCCAGGCGATCGTGAAGCAGGCGGCGGCGCGGGTGAACGTCAAGCACGGGCTGGACCCCAAGATCGCCGAGATCATCGACCAGGTCGCGCAGGAAGTGATCGACGGCAAGCTCGACGACCAGTTCCCGCTGGTGATCTGGCAGACCGGCAGCGGCACCCAGACCAACATGAACGTCAACGAAGTCATTGCGGGCCGCGCGAACGAGATCCTGACCGGCAAGCGCGGCGGCAAGTCGCCGGTGCATCCGAACGATCATGTCAACATGGCGCAATCGTCGAACGACAGCTTCCCGACCGCGCTGCACATCGCCGCGGCGCGCGGGGTGACGCTGAAGCTGTATCCGGCGCTCGACCGGCTGTTCGCCGCGCTCGACAAGAAGGCGAAGGATTGGGACCACATCGTCAAGATCGGCCGCACCCATCTTCAGGATGCGACGCCGCTGACGCTGGGGCAGGAATTCTCCGGCTATGCGGCGATGCTCGCCTCGGCCAAGGCGCGCTTTGCCAGCGTGCTCGACCTCGACATCTTCAAGCTCGCGCTGGGCGGCACCGCGGTCGGCACCGGGCTCAATTCGCCGCCGCATTATGCCGAGGACGTCGCCGCCGAGATCGCGAAGATCACCGGGCTGCCCTTCGTCACTGCGCCGAACAAGTTCGAATCGCTGGCGACCAAGGATCAGTTGGTGAACCTGTCGGGCACGCTCAACACGCTGGCGGTGTCGCTGACCAAGATCGCCAACGACATCCGCCTGCTGGGCAGCGGCCCGCGCTCGGGGCTGGGTGAACTCGACCTGCCGGCGAACGAGCCGGGCAGCTCGATCATGCCGGGCAAGGTCAACCCGACTCAGTGCGAGATGCTGACGATGGTCGCGGGCCAGGTGATCGGCAACCATGTCGCGGTCACCGTCGGCGGCATGCAGGGGCATATGGAGCTCAACGTGTTCAAGCCGCTGATCGGGTCGAACGTGCTGCGCTCGATCGAGCTGATGGCGATCGGCATGACGAGCTTCGCCGAGCGCACCGTCGACGGGCTGAAGGCGAATGAGGGGCGGATCAAGGAACTGGTCGACCGCTCGCTGATGCTGGTGACCGCGCTGGCGCCCGCGATCGGATATGACAATGCCGCGAAGATCGCCAAGAACGCGCATGAAAAGGGCCTGACGCTCAAGGAATCGGGGCTCGCGCTGGGGCTGGTCGACGAAGCGACGTTCGACAAGTTCGTGCGGGCCGAGGACATGATCGGGCGGTAA
- the gmk gene encoding guanylate kinase, whose protein sequence is MPHRSHNDPHKFRRRGVLFVLSSPSGAGKSTIARKLLKADDQLEMSVSYTTRAIRPGEEDGVDYHFVDLERFREMVANHEFLEWAHVFDQRYGTPREGVEKILASGRDVLFDIDWQGAQQLFQLAGGDVVRVFILPPSLPELRERLVNRRTDSMEIIDRRMARATAEVSHWDGYDYVLVNDDVEQCYASVHTILRAERLKRSRQTGLIGFIRGLNK, encoded by the coding sequence ATGCCCCACCGCTCCCACAACGATCCCCATAAATTCCGCCGCCGCGGCGTGTTGTTCGTGCTGTCCTCGCCATCGGGCGCGGGCAAGTCGACGATCGCGCGCAAGCTACTCAAGGCCGACGACCAGCTCGAAATGTCGGTGTCCTACACCACGCGGGCGATACGGCCGGGGGAGGAAGACGGCGTCGATTATCACTTCGTCGACCTCGAGCGGTTTCGCGAAATGGTCGCGAATCACGAGTTTCTCGAATGGGCGCATGTGTTCGACCAGCGCTATGGCACCCCGCGCGAGGGGGTGGAGAAGATCCTCGCCTCGGGCCGCGACGTGCTGTTCGATATCGACTGGCAGGGCGCGCAGCAGCTGTTCCAGCTGGCCGGGGGCGACGTGGTGCGGGTGTTCATCCTGCCGCCGTCATTGCCTGAATTGCGCGAGCGGCTGGTCAACCGGCGCACCGATTCGATGGAGATCATCGATCGCCGGATGGCGCGCGCGACTGCCGAGGTAAGCCATTGGGACGGCTATGACTATGTGCTGGTCAACGACGATGTCGAGCAATGCTATGCGTCGGTCCACACGATCCTGCGCGCCGAGCGGCTCAAGCGATCGCGCCAGACGGGGCTGATCGGCTTTATCCGGGGTTTGAACAAATAG
- a CDS encoding ATP12 family chaperone protein produces the protein MRRFWKDVAIVDGGIALDGKPVRTPGRLPLVLPTPQLAQAVADEWRAVADTIDPRAMPLTGLANAAIERVAPDPARFAAGLAAYADSDLLYYRAEAPEPLVERQRAAWDPLLDWARTRYDVHFETVAGVMHRAQPPATLARLGDAVAALDPFRLAAMSPLVTVSGSLVAALALLEGAADADRVWHAAQVDEAWQVEMWGDDDLAVTTRTAHRADFDAGARFLTLL, from the coding sequence ATGAGGCGCTTCTGGAAAGACGTCGCGATCGTCGACGGCGGCATCGCGCTCGACGGCAAGCCGGTGCGCACCCCCGGGCGCCTGCCGCTGGTCCTGCCGACGCCGCAGCTTGCGCAAGCCGTGGCCGACGAATGGCGCGCCGTGGCCGACACGATCGATCCGCGCGCGATGCCGCTCACCGGGCTCGCCAATGCCGCGATCGAGCGCGTCGCCCCCGATCCGGCGCGCTTCGCCGCCGGGCTCGCGGCCTATGCCGATAGCGACCTGCTCTATTACCGCGCCGAAGCGCCCGAGCCCCTGGTCGAGCGCCAGCGCGCCGCCTGGGACCCGCTGCTGGACTGGGCGCGCACCCGCTACGATGTCCATTTCGAAACCGTCGCCGGCGTGATGCACCGCGCCCAGCCCCCCGCCACGCTGGCTAGGCTGGGCGATGCGGTCGCCGCGCTCGACCCCTTCCGCCTGGCCGCGATGTCGCCGCTGGTGACGGTCAGCGGGTCGCTGGTCGCAGCGCTCGCGCTTCTCGAAGGAGCAGCGGACGCCGATCGCGTCTGGCACGCGGCGCAGGTGGACGAGGCGTGGCAGGTCGAGATGTGGGGCGATGACGACCTCGCCGTCACCACCCGCACCGCGCACCGCGCCGATTTCGACGCGGGCGCGCGGTTCCTGACGCTGCTGTAA
- a CDS encoding HAD-IA family hydrolase, translating into MNRLALFDCDGTLVDSQANICRAMEACFVAERLDPPGRDAIRQIVGLSLVPAIAQLLPQADAALHDSLAEGYKRAFWAMRADNALDPEPLFDGIVEAIDTLEANGWMLGVATGKSDRGLHLILEHHGLKHRFVTLQTADRHPSKPHPSMVELAMAEAGAAPHTTAMIGDTSFDMAMALNAGAHAVGVAWGYHSAQELTAAGAAHVVPHARALAAHLEAL; encoded by the coding sequence ATGAACCGCCTCGCGCTTTTCGATTGCGACGGCACCCTCGTCGACAGCCAGGCCAATATCTGTCGCGCGATGGAGGCCTGTTTCGTCGCCGAGCGGCTCGATCCGCCCGGGCGCGACGCGATCCGCCAGATCGTCGGGCTCAGCCTCGTCCCCGCGATCGCGCAGCTTCTCCCGCAAGCCGACGCCGCGCTCCACGACTCGCTGGCCGAGGGCTATAAGCGCGCCTTCTGGGCGATGCGCGCCGACAATGCGCTCGATCCCGAGCCGCTGTTCGACGGCATCGTCGAAGCGATCGACACGCTGGAGGCAAATGGCTGGATGCTGGGCGTCGCCACCGGCAAATCGGATCGCGGGCTCCACCTGATCCTCGAGCATCACGGGCTCAAGCACCGCTTCGTCACGCTCCAGACCGCCGATCGCCACCCGTCCAAGCCGCATCCCTCGATGGTCGAGCTTGCGATGGCCGAGGCAGGCGCCGCGCCGCACACGACGGCGATGATCGGCGATACCAGCTTCGACATGGCGATGGCACTGAATGCCGGCGCGCATGCGGTAGGTGTTGCATGGGGCTACCACAGCGCGCAGGAACTGACGGCGGCAGGCGCGGCGCATGTCGTGCCGCATGCACGCGCGCTCGCGGCGCATCTGGAGGCCCTATGA
- a CDS encoding FMN-binding negative transcriptional regulator, with amino-acid sequence MSAHPAFRWQDQAALRAFVQDIGFGALFVASEQGPRVAHIPIVWLDDQTLGFHLARNNPVARDLDGATALFAVQGPHGYVSPDWYGTGPDEVPTWNYVTAELEGVVSQMDRDALIDQIDALSQVQEARLAPKPEWTRAKADPVRIARMLDAVTGFRLAVTAWRGTRKLAQTKPVAPRLAVADALAARGNDALAALMRAPS; translated from the coding sequence ATGTCTGCGCACCCGGCGTTCCGTTGGCAGGATCAGGCGGCGCTCCGGGCGTTCGTGCAGGATATTGGATTCGGGGCGCTGTTCGTCGCTTCGGAACAGGGGCCGCGCGTGGCGCATATTCCCATCGTCTGGCTCGACGACCAGACGCTCGGCTTCCATCTGGCCCGCAACAATCCCGTTGCGCGCGACCTCGACGGCGCGACGGCCCTGTTCGCGGTGCAGGGACCGCATGGCTATGTCAGCCCCGACTGGTACGGCACAGGACCCGATGAGGTCCCCACCTGGAACTATGTGACGGCGGAGCTGGAGGGTGTTGTGTCGCAAATGGATCGCGACGCGCTGATCGACCAGATCGATGCGCTGAGCCAGGTGCAGGAGGCGCGCCTCGCCCCCAAGCCCGAATGGACGCGCGCCAAGGCCGACCCCGTCAGGATCGCCCGGATGCTCGACGCGGTCACGGGCTTCCGCCTTGCCGTCACCGCGTGGCGCGGGACGCGGAAACTGGCCCAGACCAAGCCGGTTGCGCCACGGCTGGCGGTAGCGGATGCGCTTGCCGCGCGCGGCAACGATGCGCTGGCCGCGCTGATGCGGGCACCGTCATGA
- a CDS encoding RluA family pseudouridine synthase: MSAENEVRQFIVGADDDGIRLDRWFKRHLDDVSFNLVSRWARTGQLRIDGARATPGDRVTQGQTIRVPPAETPKPDTGKPKVQRTPLSDDQTSFIREMVIHQDAQAIVLNKPPGLATQGGTKTHEHVDGLLDGLQFDLEGRPKLVHRLDKDTSGALLVARTSRAAAFFAKSFSGRTARKVYWALVMGVPEIEDGFIELPIAKQPGTGGEKMHVDMKEGAPSRTRYRVIEQAGSRAAWVELHPFTGRTHQLRVHMAAIGHPIVGDGKYGLQEAFLTGGISRKMHLHARRIRIDHPDGGKIDVTAELPSHFAESMKTLGFEEHLGEIELLDGRPPPSREQKKAMGRAHAKSVRKERRGERGRRRG, translated from the coding sequence ATGAGCGCCGAAAATGAAGTCCGCCAGTTCATCGTCGGGGCCGACGACGACGGCATCCGCCTCGATCGCTGGTTCAAGCGGCATCTCGACGATGTCAGCTTCAACCTCGTCTCGCGCTGGGCGCGCACGGGGCAACTCCGCATCGACGGCGCCCGCGCGACGCCGGGCGACCGGGTGACGCAGGGCCAGACGATCCGCGTCCCCCCGGCGGAGACGCCCAAGCCCGACACCGGCAAGCCCAAGGTCCAGCGCACCCCGCTGAGCGACGACCAGACCAGCTTCATCCGCGAAATGGTGATCCACCAGGACGCGCAGGCGATCGTCCTCAACAAGCCCCCGGGCCTCGCGACACAGGGCGGGACCAAGACGCACGAGCATGTCGACGGCCTGCTCGACGGGCTCCAGTTCGATCTGGAGGGACGGCCCAAGCTGGTCCACCGGCTCGACAAGGACACGTCGGGCGCGCTGCTCGTCGCCCGCACCTCGCGCGCCGCCGCCTTCTTCGCCAAGTCCTTCTCGGGCCGCACTGCGCGCAAAGTCTATTGGGCGCTGGTGATGGGCGTGCCGGAGATCGAGGACGGCTTCATCGAACTGCCGATCGCCAAGCAGCCGGGCACCGGCGGCGAGAAGATGCATGTCGACATGAAGGAAGGCGCGCCCAGCCGCACCCGCTACCGCGTGATCGAACAGGCGGGCAGCCGCGCCGCCTGGGTCGAGCTGCATCCCTTTACCGGGCGCACCCACCAGTTGCGCGTCCATATGGCGGCGATCGGCCATCCGATCGTCGGCGACGGCAAATATGGGTTGCAAGAGGCGTTCCTGACCGGCGGGATCAGCCGCAAGATGCACCTCCACGCCCGCCGCATCCGCATCGACCACCCCGATGGCGGCAAGATCGACGTGACCGCCGAACTGCCCAGCCACTTCGCCGAATCGATGAAGACTTTGGGCTTCGAAGAGCATCTGGGCGAGATCGAGCTGCTCGACGGCCGCCCGCCCCCCTCGCGCGAGCAGAAAAAGGCAATGGGCCGCGCTCACGCCAAGTCGGTGCGCAAGGAACGTCGCGGCGAGCGCGGTCGGCGGCGGGGCTGA
- the crcB gene encoding fluoride efflux transporter CrcB, producing the protein MPSLFLVMLGGAVGSGARYLVGRAAFSAFGMGFPWGTLIVNLLGGLLMGVLVGTLARLSNGGETLRLLLAIGVLGGFTTFSSFSLDTVSMLQRGDWPTALGYILASVIGSIAALVLGLSLVRIVA; encoded by the coding sequence ATGCCTTCTCTTTTCCTCGTCATGCTCGGCGGCGCCGTCGGCAGTGGCGCGCGCTATCTGGTCGGGCGCGCGGCCTTTTCGGCGTTCGGCATGGGCTTCCCCTGGGGTACGCTCATCGTCAACCTGCTCGGCGGGCTGCTGATGGGCGTGCTGGTCGGCACGCTTGCGCGACTCAGCAACGGGGGCGAGACCCTGCGGCTGCTCCTCGCGATCGGCGTGCTGGGCGGCTTCACGACTTTTTCCAGTTTTTCGCTCGACACCGTGTCGATGCTCCAGCGCGGCGACTGGCCGACTGCGCTCGGCTATATCCTTGCCTCGGTCATCGGGTCGATTGCCGCGCTGGTACTCGGCCTCAGTCTTGTGAGAATCGTGGCATGA
- a CDS encoding pirin family protein, translated as MTATLLATHRVEKPWGRHTLWPGFADPSPTGDPVGEIWFQTPGNAAPDLLIKYLFTSEKLSVQVHPDDEQAHARGLPRGKDECWIILAAEPDSTIALGTHAPVDAATLHAAALDGSIEQLLDWKPVKAGDFFYAPSGTVHAIGAGITLIEVQQNSDTTYRLYDYGRPRELHLDDGVAVSNAVPFVAHPMPGKVADDRTILVEGPKFVLERWEGGHRALTLPAGVTGWLIPVTGEGVVDGVPFRAGDCLTLEGTAELHAEAGSDLLFAYPGTARI; from the coding sequence GTGACCGCCACGCTTCTGGCCACGCATCGTGTCGAAAAACCCTGGGGCCGCCACACGCTGTGGCCGGGCTTTGCGGACCCTTCGCCGACGGGCGATCCGGTCGGCGAAATCTGGTTCCAGACGCCGGGCAATGCCGCGCCCGACCTGCTGATCAAATATCTGTTCACGTCGGAAAAGCTGTCGGTCCAGGTCCATCCCGACGACGAACAGGCGCACGCCCGCGGCCTGCCGCGCGGCAAGGACGAATGCTGGATCATCCTCGCGGCGGAGCCCGATTCGACGATCGCGCTGGGCACGCACGCGCCGGTCGACGCCGCCACGCTCCATGCCGCCGCGCTCGACGGATCGATCGAGCAACTGCTCGACTGGAAGCCGGTCAAGGCGGGCGACTTCTTCTACGCGCCGTCGGGGACGGTCCATGCGATCGGCGCGGGGATCACGCTGATCGAAGTCCAGCAGAACAGCGACACCACCTATCGCCTGTATGACTATGGCCGCCCGCGCGAACTCCATCTCGACGACGGTGTCGCGGTCTCGAACGCCGTGCCCTTCGTCGCGCATCCGATGCCGGGCAAGGTCGCCGACGACCGCACGATCCTGGTCGAAGGGCCGAAGTTCGTGCTCGAGCGCTGGGAAGGCGGCCACCGCGCGCTGACTCTGCCCGCAGGCGTCACCGGCTGGCTGATTCCCGTGACCGGCGAAGGCGTGGTCGACGGGGTGCCGTTCCGCGCAGGCGATTGCCTGACGCTGGAGGGGACCGCCGAACTCCATGCCGAGGCGGGCAGCGACCTGTTGTTCGCCTATCCGGGAACCGCGCGGATCTGA
- a CDS encoding outer membrane protein assembly factor BamD yields the protein MRTPMPRVFALALLPVLAFSTAGCAKKSARSDLPYVARDVGTLYSAGKQKLDQHQYKLAAALFDEVERQHPYSVWARRAQLMGAFSYYLNRDYTESIASAQRFLAVHPGNRDAAYAYYLVGISYYEQIQDVTRDQKITQQALDSLGELTRRYPTSRYASDARLKMDLVRDHLAGKEMEIGRFYETRGQWLAAVTRFRTVVDQYQMTTHVPEALMRLTEAYLALGVPLEAQKSAAVLGANYPGTDWYKHAYELVEDNKDKVAKANTSAG from the coding sequence ATGCGTACTCCCATGCCCCGCGTCTTCGCGCTCGCGCTCCTTCCGGTGCTAGCTTTTTCCACTGCCGGTTGCGCCAAGAAGAGCGCGCGTTCGGACCTGCCCTATGTCGCGCGCGACGTCGGCACGCTGTACAGCGCGGGCAAGCAGAAGCTGGACCAGCATCAGTATAAGTTGGCGGCGGCGTTGTTCGACGAAGTCGAGCGGCAGCACCCCTATTCGGTCTGGGCGCGCCGCGCACAGCTGATGGGGGCGTTCAGCTATTATCTCAACCGTGACTATACCGAATCGATCGCCTCGGCGCAGCGCTTCCTGGCGGTCCACCCCGGCAACCGCGATGCCGCCTATGCCTATTACCTTGTCGGGATCAGCTATTATGAGCAGATCCAGGACGTCACCCGCGACCAGAAGATTACGCAGCAGGCACTCGATTCGCTCGGCGAACTGACGCGGCGCTATCCCACCAGCCGCTATGCGTCCGACGCGCGGCTGAAGATGGACCTGGTGCGCGATCACCTGGCCGGCAAGGAAATGGAGATCGGCCGCTTCTACGAGACGCGCGGCCAGTGGCTCGCGGCGGTCACGCGTTTCCGCACCGTCGTCGACCAGTATCAGATGACGACGCACGTCCCCGAGGCGCTGATGCGGCTGACCGAGGCCTATCTGGCGCTGGGCGTGCCGCTGGAGGCGCAGAAGTCCGCCGCGGTGCTGGGCGCCAATTATCCGGGCACGGACTGGTACAAACATGCCTATGAGCTGGTCGAGGACAACAAGGACAAGGTCGCGAAGGCGAATACCTCGGCGGGTTGA